GTGCCCGAAATCAAGGTCAGCTTCATAACCATCTTTGGTGACCCAGACCTCGCCATGTTGATAAGGATTCATCAGCCCGGGGTCAACATTAAGATAAGGGTCAACTTTACATATATCCACTGCTACGCCCTTGCTCTTGAGAAGCAAGTCCAGAGCTGCTGAAGTAACACCTTTTCCCAAGCCTGATAAAACACCACCTGTTACAATAATAAACTTTGTCATACCTTTTCCTCTCTGAGATTTATTGTATCCTCCAAATCCGGGCCTGTGGATATTATGGTTACAGGTACCTTAACCTTTTTCTCAACAGTCTCAACAAACTCTCTCGCCTCTCTGGTTAATTCATCAAGGCTCCTCACACCTTTATTCTCCTCTCCGAAATAATCCACACAGGTTAAAGCTATCTGGCTTGCAGAGTTAATCATAGCAGCATATCTTGCAAGCTCAAAATCAAAGTGGCCGACTCTTCTTCTTCTCCCTGTAACAGTACCATATTCAACTATACCAAGCCTCTCAGCTTCTTCCTCGCTCATCTCAGTCGGAAAAGGACCTTCTCCCACTCTTGTGGGAAAAGTCTTGAAAACAACAATCACATCCTTAACCCTTCTTGGCCCTATGCCCACATCCACAAGAGCCATACTCGCTGTTGTATCCTTTGAAGTCACATAGGGATAGGTGCCATAGTAAAGACTCAGACCAAAACCCTGAGAACTCTCCACAAGAACTTTCTTTCCCTCTTCGACAGCCCTGTTTATATCTTCAGGGACATCAGTAAGATAGGGCTTTAACTCCTCAACATCCTTCGCCTGTTTGAGAACTCTCTTGGCTCTGTCCATATTTGCAGGCCCGCAGCCTGTGCCTGTGCTTCCAATCTTGCCTGCCAGATGCCCCGAGCTTCTATCCCTTTCTATGTGCTCTGGCTCAATAATTCCACATCTATAGTCTATTCCAATTCTCTTATGCAGACTGAGAGTATCTATCTCCCGAAGTATAACCTCCGGGTTGAGAAGAACACCCGCACCTATGAAAAGTTTTGCCTTCTCCTGCAGAAAGCCACTGGGAATAAGCCTGAGAGGATACTTTCTACCCTGATATACAACAGTATGCCCCGCATTGGGACCAACTCCTGACCTCGCAATAACATCATAATTATCCTGCTTGCATAAATAACTTATAATCTTTCCCTTACCTTCATCTCCCCACTGCCCGCCAACAAGAACTGTTACCATAATATCACCCTATTATTAAATATAGAAAACAAAATTTAACACTGGATTTCTCTCTTTTAAATATCGCTGAGCACCTGTAGCTAACCATATCAGACAACAGTAAATAGATGTATATATTTTGCTTTATAAGGTTTTCTCAACCACTGCCCTGAGATAGTAGTCAATTATCTCACTGCCCTCAATAAATGTAAGAGAGTTCCTTTTTGCATATCTTCTGGCATCTTCATAGCTCAGGGCATAGCCTGAGTCACCCATCATCTCACATATCGTAGCTACAGGCTGGAGTCCTGCAAGACCTGTGAGAGCTACACTGAGTTCAGTATGCCCCTGTCTTGCCTTTAATAAACCATCGGCAGCTTTAAGAAGAATCACATGTCCCGGGCTCCTGAAATTTTTTCCAAACTCTCGCCTTAAATCACCACCTTTCTGAAGGAGTTTTGAAAGTTGAGATATGGTGAGAGCTCTATCCCTGTCAGTTATACCTGTGAAAGTCTTTCTATGGTTTATTGTGATTGAGAAGGAGGATTTCTCGTCATAGGGTATATCATTTGGCTCAAGAGATTTTAACACAGGAAATTGTTCCGAAGATTTTGTAAAAACATCAGTAATGAAAGGCAGGCTGAGTCTCTCTGCAATATCGTAGCTCATAGCTGTGCAGATAAGCCCGCCTCCGTCTTTTCTCATAGTTCTAATATGCTCCGGAGAAACAAACTGGGAAGCTATCACCAGGTCAGTTTCCTCCTCTCTGCCATCTCTATCGAATATCTGAACAATTTCTCCTTTTTTCATAGCCTTTATTGCGTCTTCAACATTCACAGTATCACCTAAATAAAAAATTTTAATGTTATAATATCTCCATCTTTTAGCTGGAGGTTGTCTCTCAGCTTTTCAGGAGCTATTACCTCAAGAGTTATAAGAGTATGGTGGGTTCTTATAGGGAGTATAACAGCACATTCCCTGCCTTCAATCTCACATCTGAAGCATCTGGCATCACCGAAGGTTCTTGTTTCATGAACAAAGCCATCAATAGCTATACCTTCAAGTTCGGATAAAGCCTTCTTCAGTTTTACATCTTCTTCGGTTATCAGCCTTATATTCAGAGTTCCGGGATAAGGCTCAAAGCCCAGCTTCTCTTTGAACTGATTCATATATTCACTGCGAGAAATATAGTATTTCCCCTCACCCATACCAGAGGTCACTTCACCCGAAATAAATATGGCTGAAGTGTCGCATATCTCAAAAATTTTCCTCAGCCGGGTA
The archaeon BMS3Bbin15 DNA segment above includes these coding regions:
- the purA gene encoding adenylosuccinate synthetase, whose amino-acid sequence is MVTVLVGGQWGDEGKGKIISYLCKQDNYDVIARSGVGPNAGHTVVYQGRKYPLRLIPSGFLQEKAKLFIGAGVLLNPEVILREIDTLSLHKRIGIDYRCGIIEPEHIERDRSSGHLAGKIGSTGTGCGPANMDRAKRVLKQAKDVEELKPYLTDVPEDINRAVEEGKKVLVESSQGFGLSLYYGTYPYVTSKDTTASMALVDVGIGPRRVKDVIVVFKTFPTRVGEGPFPTEMSEEEAERLGIVEYGTVTGRRRRVGHFDFELARYAAMINSASQIALTCVDYFGEENKGVRSLDELTREAREFVETVEKKVKVPVTIISTGPDLEDTINLREEKV
- the ribBA gene encoding riboflavin biosynthesis protein RibBA gives rise to the protein MNVEDAIKAMKKGEIVQIFDRDGREEETDLVIASQFVSPEHIRTMRKDGGGLICTAMSYDIAERLSLPFITDVFTKSSEQFPVLKSLEPNDIPYDEKSSFSITINHRKTFTGITDRDRALTISQLSKLLQKGGDLRREFGKNFRSPGHVILLKAADGLLKARQGHTELSVALTGLAGLQPVATICEMMGDSGYALSYEDARRYAKRNSLTFIEGSEIIDYYLRAVVEKTL
- a CDS encoding marR family protein, with product MSSYKKTGNYIDVETLISLAEAGGCDSLSLTSSGRLSLMLGVSQQSAARRIKKLEEKGYIEREVTAGGQKIRITSEGKEILKILYTRLRKIFEICDTSAIFISGEVTSGMGEGKYYISRSEYMNQFKEKLGFEPYPGTLNIRLITEEDVKLKKALSELEGIAIDGFVHETRTFGDARCFRCEIEGRECAVILPIRTHHTLITLEVIAPEKLRDNLQLKDGDIITLKFFI